TCCTTTCTGGAAACCTTATAATAATAGAAAGAATGGTAACCGTGTGAAGCTTCCAAATCACGACGCTTATCACAAACAATGCCTTCACTTATTACATCGTAAAGCCACCTTTTTTAACTACAAAAACTGATCTAACTTTATGCTATCGTACGCCGAGTGCACCTCCACACTCTACTACTGGAAATGAGAGGCTCTGCTACTGGCCTGCAACTACAAATACCAACCCATTGCCTTTGTCCAGCTGAGCTCACTCTCAAAAAGCTTACTTTGAATTCCCATTTTGGCATTTTCACTTCACTTCTTTCCCACCTTCCAATTGCTTGCTTACCAGGAAGATAGAGATCTATGGATTTGAGTAGATTCCACTACTTTACCTCTTTGATTATTATTCTCTTCATTTCAGGTACGTACAAAACAAACCCCCTCTAATCAATTCTTGAATTTGctgatgaatgaatgaatgactAGATACTGGTTTTAATTTGTGTGCGCAGTATTTGTGCTCGGTGTGAGCTCAGTTGGGATCAATTATGGCCAAATTGCTAATAATCTTCCAACCCCAGAGAATGTAATaccattactgaaatcaattgGTGCAACAAAAGTGAAGCTGTATGATGCAGATCCAAGAGTTCTCAAAGCTTTTGCAAACACTGGAGTGGAGTTCATTGTTGGTTTGGGCAATGAGTACCTATCGAAAATGGAAGACCCAGATGAAGCTACAGCTTGGGTCATGCAAAATGTACAAGCTTATTTACCAGCTACAAAAATCACTTGCGTCACAGTAGGCAATGAAGTTTTAACCTTTAACGACACTTCTCTATCTGGGTCTCTACTTCCTGCAATGGAAAGTGTCCACACTGCATTAGTCGATCTAGGACTAGCGGACCAAGTCACTGTCACTAGTGCACATTCTTTAGCCATTCTTGAAACCTCTTTCCCACCTTCAGCCGGAGCCTTTCGTGAAGATCTGGTTAATTTAATTGCTTCAATCCTGGAATTTCTTTCTAAAACTGGATCACCCTTCTTGATTAACGCTTACCCTTATTTTGCTTACAAAGGAAATCCAAAGCAAGTACCCTTAGATTTTGTATTATTTGAGCCAAACCAAGGAATAGTTGATCCCTGGTCCAATCTTCATTATGAAAACATGTTATTTGCACAGATTGATGCAGTTTACTCGGCACTTGGTTCAGTGGGTTACAAGAAACTTACGGTTCACATATCGGAGACAGGGTGGCCATCTAAAGGAGATGAAGACGAAGCAGGTGCAACAATAGAGAATGCGAAGATGTATAATGGGAATTTATTTAAGTTGGTTTCGTCCAAGAAAGGGACACCAATGAGACCCAATAGTGatttgattatatatgtatttgctttgtttaatgaaaatatgaagCCTGGACCTACTTCCGAGAGAAATTACGGTCTGTTTAAACCAGATGGAGCGCCTGTTTATGCACTCGGGCTTAATTCCATTACCAACAACACTAGTGTTTCCTTGCCCGGTCCACTTTCTGCTCCTACCATGCCAGACACTTCTATTTCTTCCAGTGGTTATTTGTCCATTTCTTCAGCTCCGgtcagttttttcctttctgtTTCAGGTTTACTAGCATTAGTTTTGATTGATCATTAGCGCGTGTTCAATCGGATTCTGATATCTTTTTGTGGTGGCAGGAGAGAAAAGTCAATTACGGCGGTTTCACGTTTACGTTAGTTATGATGGTCTGGTGCTCTAGTAGAATTCAACGTTACTCCAACTAAAGAATAAGATGCAACAGTTTGGATGCCATTGGAGTCGGGGAAGGGAAAAGTGAAATTCTTAACACTGTCTGTACCTTTCCAGTAAAGTAGGTTCTCTTATCAACCCCCTACACCGCATAATCCAAGCTTTTTTGTGGATCCTATGTgaaatcatctttttcttttgctcttTTACCTGCCACTCCAACGGATATTAAAATGACACTAACATCAATTTCATAACAAAGgggagaaaaagaataaatacaCGAATCTTATATAGTCCTCAATCTCGTCCGAGAGTTGGCGCCGCACATTCGCTTTCTACTCTTCTAGTCTATTAATCCTTTTCATCTACAGAGCACTAGTATCACAACACTTGGTCATACATAATACAGAAATGGTTGTATCCACAAATTAGCCAAGCCTTGTCACCCTAACAATACTCTAACCAAAATTtctatttcaaatatatatacatacatacatacatatacatacatatatatatatatatatatatatatatatatatatatata
Above is a genomic segment from Mangifera indica cultivar Alphonso chromosome 3, CATAS_Mindica_2.1, whole genome shotgun sequence containing:
- the LOC123211944 gene encoding glucan endo-1,3-beta-glucosidase 11-like, translated to MDLSRFHYFTSLIIILFISVFVLGVSSVGINYGQIANNLPTPENVIPLLKSIGATKVKLYDADPRVLKAFANTGVEFIVGLGNEYLSKMEDPDEATAWVMQNVQAYLPATKITCVTVGNEVLTFNDTSLSGSLLPAMESVHTALVDLGLADQVTVTSAHSLAILETSFPPSAGAFREDLVNLIASILEFLSKTGSPFLINAYPYFAYKGNPKQVPLDFVLFEPNQGIVDPWSNLHYENMLFAQIDAVYSALGSVGYKKLTVHISETGWPSKGDEDEAGATIENAKMYNGNLFKLVSSKKGTPMRPNSDLIIYVFALFNENMKPGPTSERNYGLFKPDGAPVYALGLNSITNNTSVSLPGPLSAPTMPDTSISSSGYLSISSAPERKVNYGGFTFTLVMMVWCSSRIQRYSN